In Humulus lupulus chromosome 6, drHumLupu1.1, whole genome shotgun sequence, a single genomic region encodes these proteins:
- the LOC133785712 gene encoding probable glycosyltransferase At3g42180 produces the protein MVKRFKVWSYKEGERPIFHMGPMSNIYAIEGQFIEEIESEESPFRAKHPEEAHTFFMPISVANIIKFIYSPVIYPSDYNRDRLYRLMNDYVGVVANKYPFWNKSNGADHFMVSCHDWAPEVSHEKPQLFKNFIRVLCNANTSEGFQPRRDVSLPEIYLRRGTLGPVDLGQAPHERTILAFFAGGLHGYIRKILFQQWKDKDIDIQVFEKVPRGLNYTKLMGKAKYCLCPSGYEVASPRVVEAINAGCVPVIISGSYSLPFSDVLDWSQFTVQIPISKIPEIKNILSHIPNEKYLRLYDKVSQVKRHFVLNRPAKPFDVYHMVLHSIWLRRLNFKIGNINSL, from the exons ATGGTGAAGAGATTCAAAGTGTGGAGCTACAAGGAAGGAGAGCGGCCAATATTCCACATGGGCCCAATGAGTAACATCTATGCGATTGAAGGACAATTCATAGAAGAAATAGAGAGTGAGGAGAGCCCTTTCAGAGCTAAACATCCTGAGGAGGCACACACATTTTTTATGCCCATAAGTGTAGCTAACATCATTAAGTTTATTTATAGCCCTGTTATTTACCCATCTGACTACAATCGAGATCGACTCTATCGACTTATGAATGATTATGTTGGTGTTGTGGCCAATAAGTACCCATTTTGGAACAAAAGCAATGGTGCTGATCATTTCATGGTTTCGTGCCACGATTGG GCTCCAGAAGTATCACATGAAAAACCTCAACTCTTCAAGAACTTCATAAGAGTTTTATGCAATGCCAATACTTCAGAAGGATTTCAGCCTAGAAGAGATGTCTCACTACCTGAAATCTATTTGAGAAGAGGAACTTTGGGCCCAGTAGATTTGGGCCAAGCCCCACACGAGCGCACAATATTGGCCTTTTTTGCTGGTGGACTCCATGGATACATTAGAAAGATCTTGTTCCAACAATGGAAAGACAAAGACATTGATATTCAGGTCTTTGAGAAGGTTCCAAGGGGGCTAAACTACACCAAGCTAATGGGCAAAGCTAAGTATTGCTTGTGCCCAAGTGGGTACGAAGTGGCTAGTCCAAGAGTGGTGGAGGCAATCAATGCAGGTTGTGTCCCAGTGATAATCTCTGGTAGTTATTCACTACCCTTTAGTGATGTACTTGATTGGAGCCAATTTACCGTACAAATCCCAATCTCAAAAATACCAGAAATTAAGAACATCTTAAGTCATATTCCAAATGAGAAGTACTTGAGATTATATGATAAGGTTTCTCAAGTGAAGAGGCATTTTGTGTTGAATCGGCCAGCTAAACCGTTTGATGTGTATCACATGGTGCTTCATTCAATTTGGTTAAGACGACTCAACTTTAAAATTGGAAACATAAATAGCTTGTGA